The sequence below is a genomic window from Vicinamibacterales bacterium.
CGCGCGGCCGTATCCATGTGCAGTACGGCGATGGCACGATCGCCGAGTTCGTGGCGCCGCAGGTCGTCGCCATCGAGCCCGGCCACGACGGGTGGGTCGTCGGCGACGAGCCGGCCGTCCTGATCGAAGTCGATTTCATGGGCGAGACGCCGGCACGCTTCGGCATGTCGGACCACCACCGCCGGAAATAGATGGCTCGGCTGACGGACGGGCTGGTGACGTCGAACGAGCTGGTCCTCGTGACATGGCGTGGCCACCGCCCCTGACGACAGCCCGGCTGCGCGTGCGGCCGCTCGAGCCGCCCGATACGGCCTTCATCGTCGCGCTGCTCAACGATGAGGCGTTCGTCCGCAACATCGGCGACCGCGGCGTCCGCAGCGAGGAAGACGCCCTGGCGTACCTCGTGGCGGGACCGCTCGCCAGCTACTCCCGTCATGGGTTCGGCCTCTGCGCCGTGACGGGCGAGACCGGAACGCCAATCGGCATCTGCGGATTGCTGCAGCGCGCCGAATTCGAGGCGCCCGACCTCGGTTTCGCGTTCCTGCCGGCGTTCCGATCGCAGGGATATGCCTTCGAGGCTGCGTCGGCCGTCAAGGCGGACGCGCACGCGCGACTCGGCATCGAGACCCTGCTGGCCATTGTCAATCCCGAGAACGCGCCGTCGATCCGGGTGCTCGAGCGGCTCGGGTTTCGCTTCGAACGCATGACGACGCTCGGGTCGGAGCAGAAGCCGCTGCGGTTGTTCGCCGCGGGCGCGGCGACGCTCTGATACGATTTCGAGGCCGATGAGAATCGCGCTCACCACCATTGGGCTGCTGGCGTGCTCGAACGTCTTCATGACCTTCGCGTGGTACGCGCATCTGAAAGACCTGCGCGCCAAGCCGTGGTACGTGGCGGCGCTGGTGAGCTGGGGGATCGCCCTTTTCGAGTACCTGTTGCAGGTGCCGGCCAAC
It includes:
- a CDS encoding GNAT family N-acetyltransferase, yielding MAWPPPLTTARLRVRPLEPPDTAFIVALLNDEAFVRNIGDRGVRSEEDALAYLVAGPLASYSRHGFGLCAVTGETGTPIGICGLLQRAEFEAPDLGFAFLPAFRSQGYAFEAASAVKADAHARLGIETLLAIVNPENAPSIRVLERLGFRFERMTTLGSEQKPLRLFAAGAATL